The DNA segment TTCCCCTTTTTTTAGTCCTAGGGTTTGGGGCCTGTGTTGACTTAAATGAGCACTCTCACAcaagtattaaaaagaaaagcattctcTTTTGGAAAATAGAACAAAGTAGCGCTTCTCCAATCAGAGTGCAGATACATAATCTGTAACAACAAATTTGTGCGCATTTCCAGCAAGCATCCTGCCTTCTCTGTTTACATTATAACTTTGCTGCCcgcaattatttttattttaattttctgtcacTTTAACAGAAACCAGatccttttcttttaatgttttgtaCACAGCATGTTCAATTTGATAAGATGTTCTTTCCTATCCTCTTTTAGCTAGCCTTTCCTTGTTTAGAGTTCTGTATCAGAAGTTTCTAatatttctccctcttttttttttttttttttttgagaatttgtcCCTGtcttgctttatttgtttgtgtgaaaTTTAGTTTGAAAGGAGATCAGAGAGACCAGGAGGGGTTTGTAATAAGAGAATGACCGAATGACCCAAAGGCTGATTATCTATCATTAACTGGAGACTTGGTGTACCCAAATTACCAGGAAGACCTCAGTCTGCCGGATCCTTACCCAGCCAGAAAGGCAACCGTGGAATGCACACGCTGAAAAAGACTCATGACATTGCAAGTGAGGACAGTGCTTGAACATATTTTCTTAAAGGAATGCTCCTTCAAAACTCAGCTCCAATTGAAGGAATAAATTACTAGATCATAATATGTTATGGACAGGTAAAAATCTGTATCCCAGTGCTAACTTTACCAATGTTTTTTGCAACTAGCTTTCTCGTATTGTTTCATTAGAACCAAAATTGCAGTTAATTGTCTAAACTCCAGAGAATATTGAGAAATCAAGACAAGCTGCTTTTGATCTGCTAAACCCAGGGCTTGTAAAAATCGAAGTTTGCCATTAATATTGACAATaaaagtgtttctttttgttaACCTGAAACCTAACCTATCCTGGCTCAAGTCCCTTGTCTCTAAGCAAAGACTGTAGAAGAATGCAGGAAAAGCTTGGAGTGAACTGTCagaggttaaagaaaaaaaaaaaatccatctatgCGGTGCAGCAAATGAAGTCACATTGAAGAGTCTTGCAAGGAGTATCCTCAACATGGCAGTTaaaactgggaaggaaaggggctcAAGTCACAAGTCAGTCCTTCAGTCTCACAAATGACACCTCAGAAGCTCCACGTGTTACGCAGCCATTTCATTCCTATTTATCCTCAATCCCAGGCTGTATGGCACGCTTGCTTAAATCCATTGCTGGCTAGTTCCAAAGAGTATAAATACAAAATCATAGTCATGTTCTCATCTGAATTCTGAATGACTTATTTACAGCTTGGAGGGAATAATTCCCTTTATAAtcgacttttatttttattattgtgtttttaattgctttttttttttaagttctatgaGTGAAAGCCAGGGCCTACCTCTCAAATGCACACCCAGCACTGAAATATTCCTGTGTGTGCAATtctttgtgtatgttttataAATCCTGTGGAATGTATTGTCTTATAGCATTTTATTCTAAACTCAGTATTCTACTACAAAGTGGCAAAGATCAGATCTATCATACTTCTTGAGACAACTATAATAACATATATTATGTTTAATGgtattatatatagtattatcCTTTGCAATGCCAGTTCACAGGACGTTTTATGATGCCTTTAGACTGAATGAGTATTTTTAATTTACGAATACCTGTCAGAGTACCAAATTCTTCTTCATCAATGAGAACTCTCCACGGCAGCAACATATTTTCCCGTTAATGCAAGAATGCAGTCATGGGTTATTGAAGAAAATAGAAGGCCAACTGCTGGTCATAATAAATAGTAGGATTTTCCATAAAGAATCTAAGGACAAACTAGTGTTTCATTCTTCCATAAGTCTTGGATTCAGTGACagggttaaataaaatataaaccacaACACTTCTGGGGAGTAAAATTGGGGAAAGCAAAGGAGGGagcagaaaaataggaaaaaatgtaCAGGGACATAGGAAGCCCTGACTTTAATATTTCCTAGGCACAACTGTACTGGAgggttcatttttttaatcatccTCTCCAGGGCCATTACTGCCTTTGaaccagcccctccctcctctagcTGCACAGATCTATTTTGAATGGAGAAATGCACCCAGTGGCAGGGGGCTTACTCCCCAAATGCCCCACCCTTCCCCAAAATCCAAGAAGAAATtcctcagaagaaaagaaagccacgTGAGAGTCAAGGGCACCTTCGCCTGCCCTTCATTTTTTGAATGGGACACAAAAGTTCAATCGACCAGATTCCCTACTTTACAGCTGTCTACTTTGAAACAATTTTGTCACGTCTGTACACAAAtacccaaaagaaaaagaaaaagaaaaaaaaggctctCTCAGAGGGAAGCTTTGGCTGCCACTCAGCACTTAGGTCTTGTTCTGGATGTCCTAAAACATGGTGGGACTAAGTGGCTAACAGGAAATGTGACACAGTGCCTTCCCAGGAGGGAAAAGGCCTGCAGGGTAACTAGGGTGTGGCAGAAACAGTGTCTTTGGCTCAGGTGAGGCTGAGGTTACATCTTCAGTAACAGATTCATTTTCTTGTCACCTTCTGGGTTGGTATTCCTTTGGGGTTCTTAGCATGTTCTGGAGTTCACTTTGTTACAGATATTTTGAGGAATCTTCCCAATCAATTCCACTACTTCAGAAGGGAAGGTAAGAAGGGGGCTTGAAAGATGATGAAGGGAATTGAGCCATAATTcctgtaaatataaaatgtgtgtttatgGCCTTCTGTCCTGGTTCTTTTCAgatccagtttatttggagtacTCATGGGCAAAACACGAGATACAAAATTGCCCTTGcctttgaaataataaatactCGGAAAAGACCTGTATTTCCCCTTAAAAAGAgactgaagtttaaaaaaatatttagttttaaaacagaGCTTAAAAGTCATATCTCACATAGGGCAAAAAATGTTTGCAATGGGGTCCCCAGCCTTTTTCTTGCCCTTTGAGTCTTTTCCAGAGAAAGTGGTAGTAGAGGATAGAGACAAGTAACATGGACACAAAGTAAATGTTTGAAACTAGCCTTGTCCCTTCGGCTGAGGCTGAGCTTGTGATGTACAGAGCTGTAGACACACCATCAGCCTCAGAGAGGATTATGGACACAGAATCTCCAACACTCCCCTAAACCTGGGCTGCCTTCCGGTGATGATCTGCAGACCCAGGGTCACTCGGCCCTTAGCCTCCCAGGGGAGAGATAATCCTCTATAGTATTCCTCCCTAGGCACCCAGAATGGCCCACAACCAACAGATCTATGGTGTTTGAGAATTCTAAATGTGTATCTTAGAGAGCAGCTCACCAGAGGCCCCGCTTATACAGCCCAAGAGTGAGGGAGCAGGCTGACATCTAAGCTTGAAACTATATACCCACATTCTTCTTCCACCTTCTTCCTGATCACCGAGTGCCAACTTCCCTGTCACATCACCCTGTTAGTTCTCTCATAACCACCCCCTGGGGTGGGACAGGCTTCCTAAACTGGGGACTAATTTAAAATTGCATCTTAGATTCAGAGTTTGCCAAAGCAGCAAGTTTACCTGACAGTCCAAAATTACTGAAGTAAAAGGTATCAaaaatgctaaaaagaaaaaaatgaacaattgCAGTAAGTCTAGCTCGGAGCCAGCCAACTACTCGTGGTAGATACCACCAAAATTTACCCACTGGTCCCCTCTCTCCAGTTACCTACAGAATGCTATCCTACCACTCTAATCTCTGGGTTTGAGTTCCTAAGATACGTGAAGCTTTAGACCCCTGGATTGTAGTAATTAACTGATAATGGTGCTGTCAGTGAGGAGTGATGGTCAGATTAGCATTTTTTACAACCCCCTTTCTGTCCCATgttgtccatttcttttatcaCTTGTGAGGGTGCTATCTGGAGCTAAGAATCCATACccctactttttgttgttgttgttgttgttgttgttggtggtggtggtggtggtggtggtggtggtggtgatggtgatggtggtggtggtttcaattttaaaagcaggaagggaggtggagggaggctAAAAGTAGCACTTTCTGATCCCTAAATCCTGAGGCTGCAAGTGAACAGATAGCTTCTCAATCCCCAGCCCTATCTTTCTCTGGATTCTTCTTCTATCTCCCAACACCCTAGAAGTCTATTTCCTGAGGCAGCCAAAAAACACCtttcctaagatttttttttaatctgttattGGACACAACATATTCATCTTTCCTAGTCTACCTGTTCCCAAGGcctaaatgtttttataaacagttttttttaatgtatcaaaTGTCAGAGGCTTTAACTACCAATATTTACTGATTCAGGGTACCCCTCCTgctaaaaatgtaaacagaattCTCTACCACATTAGCTCTACTTCTTTAAACCACTCTCCTTGTACCCCAAGCTGCAGACCCACCGAAGCTGGAAAGCAGAGCCTATGTAAGTCATTTTGTTCTGCTACCAAACTGGAGCCTCTGGACTAACCAGCAAGACTTGTTCCAGCTACTCCCCATCCTGAATTTGTTCTGTCTTAGGACCCTCTGATGGGGGGCTGGCCTTCTGTAAACAGAAGAAAGGCCACAACCTTTAAGTTCTCCCCGTCTCCCACCACCCAGctcaaaagtcttttttttttttttccctccaaactctccGTGAGTTTACCACAGGGCAGTTAGGTCTCAGCCCGGGTACCATGGGAGAAGAAGACGGGCTCTCCTATTCCTTCTGATGTGGCCTTGCAGACAGAATCACGGTCAGCCAGACTCTAGGGACATGGGAAGGATTGTCCATGCAGGATTCTTAGCTTAGGGTTCTCTTTGATGTCTGGGACCAGAgtgcttctgcctccaaaaagCGATGCCAACGGTGGGAGTCACTTGTGTCCCCTCCGCTTGCCTCCTCAGGTCCAAGGCCAGCTCTCAGTGTGATCAAATTTACAGCCTAAGGGCTTCTGTTGACACCCCGTTACACACCGATCTCCTTCATGTGAGTGAGAAGAAGAGATCCTCATacaggccggggggggggggtggtttcgCCTCCTTCCACTGACCGCCCCTACCCCGCGCTGCTGGGGAATCCGCCTAGGTGCCCCGCGGCCCGCTGACTTACAAGTGGAGATCCACTTTCCGTTCTAATGCGTTCAAGATCGCCAAGGCAAGCAGTCTAAACATCCACGAGCTTTCCTCCCTGCCTGTCTCTTAAACGTCCGTTTAATGGCTCCCCTCCGATAACTAAACCTGCTTTCCACAGATGCCCGCTTTTATGAGGGAGGCAGGAATGCagagatatatttatatgtttgttcataaaaactagaaaataagcTCCGAACACGCTGTAAAAACTATTCAGTTACTTACCAAACAGGCTAGTTAAGCAGGAGGAACACGGATATTCGCCACACCACAGATTTGAGAAATCGAGGTGCCCTACTTTGAAAATCTTCGCAATCTCTGTTAGGGTTGCTGCAAATGAGTGCGGGCACAAATTGAAGGTCTCATCCGCGTTCTCAGCAAGTTGTCATCATAACCTGGGTCATCCACTTCAATGCCTAAGCCAACAGGCCACTGAAACTTTTTTCAAAGTGTGCCGGGTCAAAGGAGCGCGGGCGTTCTAGCCTGGTCAAAGAGACTCACTCCCAACCGCACCTTAATGGGATTCCAGACCGCCACCTCCAGACTCTTgtcgccaccaccaccacccactcacccaccccaaatcccctccccagcccagcaCAAAACTATAGGAGGCTGCCGGCTCAGTTTTCTGCCTCGGTTACCTACAAAACACTTGAAAAGGCATAATCTGTGTTCCTTCCTCTAttcaccccaccccatcagaaaagaaagtgaaataatACTGTACCTGGTTTAAGATTCTTCAGTATtggggaaaaatattttaatagcgAAGCATCTGTTAAACACTTGCATTAACCTATGGCtgataaaagtttttttttaccCTGCCCCCCCCCGTTTTAATTATCTTATGGTTATGAGTGGACAACCAATCCTAGAAGAGGACCTAGGCAATTAGCAACGTGAACATCAAAAAGTTTTATTGCGGAGAGCGCGAGGCGCCGCCCCCGCCGCCCCGGGATTGGCGTGAGGAGCCTCTGACGACATATATTAACCCGAGCGGCCCTAAAGATGTAGCTGTACATGGAGATCTTGCTGGGAAAATCGGCTTGCTCCCCTCACCGCGTCCAGCCCAAGAGAACCGCCGCCGCTGCCACCCGGGAGCTTCCGCGGCCACAGTCTGTGCACACCCCTCCGAGAGTCCATTCGCCGCTTCCCAGCTCCGAGGCGCCTTCAGAGGCCCAAGATTCTTGTCCAGAGAGGAGAGGATCTTAGAAAATGGATGCGCTGAGACCTCTCTGCAAAGCCTCCGAGAGAGCCTGAGAGGAGCGAGGACGGACACGTTCCttacagctttaaaaacaaatcacacTCAAGgaccaaaacaacaaccaaataatttttattaaaacaataagcGCCCAAGAACCCAGATCgagctggtgggggaggggaaggggcggGAAGGGGAGGGTCGCACCGAGGTAGCTCCACGCTGAGCAGCGACCCCGCCGCCTCCCGGCACAGCCGGGCCGGCTCCTACAGCCCCAGCTTGGACTCGCCCCGGATTCCAGGTCGTCTTCGGAGTCAGGAGTCCCGTGGCCGGCGTCTGCGGGACAGCCTCGCGGGAGCCGGCCGGCACTTTTGCATGAGCACTGGAGCGCTCTGCCTGGTCGTTGCAGCGGGGAACGCGGGAGCCGGCGCGCGGGCTGTAGAGccgggcgggcggcggcggcgagcAAGGGCGCACCGTGCCGGGACCAGCTCGCCGCGTCCCATGGGGAGCCGGCGGTCGCGGCACAGCTGAGGCGGGCCCGGCGGGCCAGGCGCGGGCCCCGGGCTGCAGCGGCCCTCTCTGCGGCTGCAGGGCCGGCCCGGGAGcccgggggttggggggtggggggtggggaaggccgCCGATCGCCGAGGCCGGGGCCCGATCGGAGGGCGCGGCGGGGCTGCGCGCACGCTGGGGCGCGTGGAGGGCCACGGAAGGCGAGATGAGTCTGGTGGGGGGCTTTCCCCACCACCCCGTGGTGCACCATGAGGGCTACCCGttcgccgctgccgccgccgccgctgccgctgccgccgccagCCGCTGCAGCCACGAGGAGAACCCCTACTTCCACGGCTGGCTTATTGGTCACCCAGAGATGTCGCCCCCCGACTACAGCATGGCCCTATCCTACAGCCCCGAGTACGCCAGCGGTGCCGCGGGCCTGGACCACTCCCATTATGGGGGAGTGCCGCCCGGCGCCGGGCCTCCCGGCCTGGGGGGGCCGCGCCCGGTGAAGCGCCGGGGCACCGCCAACCGCAAGGAGCGGCGCAGGACTCAGAGCATCAACAGCGCCTTCGCCGAGCTGCGCGAGTGCATCCCCAACGTGCCCGCCGACACCAAACTCTCCAAGATCAAGACACTGCGCCTGGCCACCAGCTACATCGCCTACCTCATGGATCTGCTGGCCAAGGACGACCAGAACGGAGAGGCGGAGGCCTTCAAGGCGGAGATCAAGAAGACTGACgtgaaagaggagaaaaggaagaaagagctgGTCAGTACTAGGGGACCGAGGCTGGTGAGGGGCTCGGGGTTCTTGGGACCGCTGTTCTGGTCTCTCCAGTCCGGCTGCGAAATTGTGTGCCGCAGTCTTTGCGTAGGGAGCCAGGTTGTGGAGTAGGGATGTTTTCCTCAAAAGCAAGAAAGGGAGGATGTCAGCAGCAGAATGTCTTCCTTCAAAGCTGCAAGCTCCTCTATCCATTTAGGACCAACCTCCCAGTGATTGGAGCTCCCCAATCTCCCAGTCACACTGGCCAGGTCCCCTCATTCTGTGTTCATTAAAGCTATCTTTGACCTCCAACCCAACTTTTCTCCTAAATATTTCTAAACGAAGTTACCTAATGACCTCTCGGTTCCTGTGATTCCACTATTGATCGCATCCCCCACTCCAAAACCgaggctgcctctgactctaaACAGTAAGAAAATGTCGTGCTTGTTCACATTGCTAGGGCACGCGGGAGGTAACGGTAAACACTAAGTACCTTTAACTTCTAGCGTACAAATGCAGCTTTAGTTTCTCTTTGACAATAATGTTAGAGCATAAATTCTCCCCCCAAGTAATTCACGAGTGTTCCTAAGTTTATTTGAGTGAGTTTGTGCACTTGAAGAGTAAAAGATATAAACATTGTGGTCATTGTTATCAAGTCTAACATGAAGTTATGCCGAGCCACTTGAAGTGTTCTCGGGTTCCTACCAACTGCCGGCAAAGTAATGGAGTTCTGGATAGGGCATGACCAGGAAAAACCCAAGAAGCAATTCCATTTGTAGAGATTTTCTCCTTTGCCGCTTGCAGCCCTTTGATTCATGCATCATGGAATGGACTTCTGAATAACTAGAGATTTCAAGGGCCTTGGAGGAGACAAACTGCTGAACTCAGTGTACAGAGCTGCTGCTGGCTGGCCGGAGAAGCCCAGGCCAGAGCAGTGGGGCTTTTAGATATGGGTTCGCTATTGAAAACAGAAGGCAGATTTAGCactggtctctgcttcctctcctgcaatagcaggaaggaaaataagaacCTAGGCTTCGCAGTTACCGACTAAAAATCGGCCATTTGTTTATAAACTTGCTGACTGGGTCCTTGAGCATTTGGAGAGGAGGCCTCGGCGGTAACCAAAGCATTGGAAACCAGCTTAACTTGTCTGCAGGGGCCGGTACCCGCACCATCCCCTTCTTTAGGTGTTCCCTCGCACCCTAGCACTCTGTGTCCTCTAGCCCAAAGGCGAGCTAAGGTGGCTGGGACCAGGCGCTAAacctctctttccatttctctccctctcGCCCCCTTTCTGTTTAGAATGAGATCCTGAAAAGCACGGTGAGCAGCAACGACAAGAAAACCAAAGGCCGGACAGGCTGGCCACAGCACGTCTGGGCCCTGGAGCTCAAGCAGTGACGAAGAGGAGAGCAGTGGGCCGGGGGCCAAGGCGCCAGATGCAGACCCAGGACTCCCCGAAAGCCCTCGGGCTCCGTTCTGAGGACTTCTTGCAGTTGGATCATCCGGTTTATTTATGTGCaatttccttccccctctttctgccCGCCCCATCCCACCTTTGAGCATCcgctccccacctccctctccaaAAAAAGGTGGATATTTGAAGAAAAGCATTCCATATTTTAATATGAAGAGGACACTCCCGTGTGGTAAGGGACCCCCGtcattctctgtgtgtgaatgttccCTCTTGGCTGTGTAGACACCAGCGTTGTCCCCCGCCTCCTTACCCAACTCTTTCCAGATAAAACAAAGTGGACACTAGTGCATATGTGAAGTGTATCTTTTTAATACTCGGCCTTCGGATATAAATATCCCTGGGGGgttataaagttttatttcataGCAGAAAACAGGGCCGCTAATATTTCTGTCGGGTCGGTTATCTAGTGCTgtcacatttcaaatgtcattgtCCCCTAGTCGAAGATGTTTCCACCAGCTTCTTGTTTTTGTGCGCTTCCGTCCTCTAAAACTAAGTGGAATTTAATTAATATTGAAGGTGTAAACTTTGTAAGTATTCAATAAAccactgtgtgttttttttacaaaaaaaaaactaatctttACATGGGTGATACCTCGaaagaattttgaaaacaaagcTGTTATACttgttttcataatatttaaaatattcagaagtaAACTAAATTATCATAATTGCctccaattttatttaaaagagtcAGTGGTTCTAATCAATCAATATGATCTAAGGCTCCCTAGATGAAGGAGCTGTTATTAAAGCGAACTGTCCTGGTGAAAATCCTGACCAAAGGCCTGGGCTTCTCTCCAGacctgtctcttttcttcttgccGAAGCTCCCAGGAGAGTATCTGGTTGGGAGAAGGGCCTGCGCCTTCCCCAGAAGGTATAGGTGGCCTTGTTTTATAGGTATCTATCAGAAGCCCTGTGCCTGGTGCTTCGTTTTGTGTTtggggagcttttttttttttctttcctgtggagGAGGTGTGAGGAGGATCCCAGGCCTTATTACAGGCATAGGAAATAGTCTGGGGCGTTTAGTTCAAAGAAGAGGGCTTTtatccaagtttttttttttttttaagagagagaaaaaagagagaagggggttTTGCTAGCTGTCCAGATCGGAAGATTCTCACATGAGCAGTGGCGGTGGAGGAGGGGAGTCTTTTGAAAGAGTCTATGATTAGGTAACAAGGAATTTTACGTCAAGTAAGAAATCGCGAACAAGACCACAGATTTAAAGGGGGGCGAGGGGTTGGGTTAGATTTACAAGGAGCTATAGGGAACTCAATATTAACTGCTCGGTGCCTGAAGTCTTCGAAGCTCCAGCTCGAGCAAGTGGCAAGTAACCCCCTGAATAGCAGCCGCCCAGAACTTCACCCCCCCTTCCTGGGCTTCGCTGTTCTGGGGTCCTGTACTATCCCAGAAGAAAGTTCACCCCTGGTTCTAGAAATCAAAGAAGCTGAGTGCTATTAGGAACGGGTGGAAAAGTGGAGAAAGGCGAACAACAGTATTTGAAAGCTGCTCGTTTCGTGAAGCTCCATGCAAAGAAATCTGGTGTTGTAGAGCCTTGCCAAAGGGTTTCCAGCGTTAGCCATCCTTTGGGTGATAGTCACACTCCTCGGGGAGCCAAAACCCTCGAGCGTTCCCAGGGTTCACTTGT comes from the Mus pahari chromosome 19, PAHARI_EIJ_v1.1, whole genome shotgun sequence genome and includes:
- the Hand2 gene encoding heart- and neural crest derivatives-expressed protein 2 — protein: MSLVGGFPHHPVVHHEGYPFAAAAAAAAAAAASRCSHEENPYFHGWLIGHPEMSPPDYSMALSYSPEYASGAAGLDHSHYGGVPPGAGPPGLGGPRPVKRRGTANRKERRRTQSINSAFAELRECIPNVPADTKLSKIKTLRLATSYIAYLMDLLAKDDQNGEAEAFKAEIKKTDVKEEKRKKELNEILKSTVSSNDKKTKGRTGWPQHVWALELKQ